The Brachyhypopomus gauderio isolate BG-103 chromosome 1, BGAUD_0.2, whole genome shotgun sequence genome includes a window with the following:
- the hnrnpa1a gene encoding heterogeneous nuclear ribonucleoprotein A1a: MSKETPREPEQLRKLFIGGLSFETTDESLRAHFEQWGTLTDCVVMRDSNTKRSRGFGFVTYSSVGEVDAAMDARPHKVDGRAVEPKRAVSREDSCKPGAHSTVKKIFVGGIKEDTDEEHLREYFSQFGKIEEVNIMTEKNSDKRRGFAFITFDDHDAVDRIVIQKYHTVNGHNCEVRKALSREEMNRVSMNQRGGRGGGGGNFGGRGGGYGGGYGGGRGGYGGGDGYGNGYGGNGGYGGGGPGYGGNRGYGGGGGGGYGNQGGGGYGGGGYDNYNGGGGGNFGGGNFGGGGDYNDFGNYNNQSSSNYGPMKGGNYGGGRSGGGPYGGGYGGGSGGGYGGGSGGRRF, translated from the exons ATGTCTAAAGAG ACTCCTCGTGAACCAGAGCAACTCCGCAAGCTCTTTATTGGGGGGCTGAGCTTTGAGACGACAGACGAGAGTCTCCGGGCCCATTTTGAACAATGGGGCACCCTAACGGACTGTGTG GTGATGAGGGATTCCAACACAAAAAGATCAAGAGGATTCGGTTTTGTTACATACAGTTCTGTTGGTGAAGTCGATGCAGCTATGGATGCTCGTCCACACAAAGTGGACGGGCGAGCTGTTGAACCCAAGAGGGCAGTGTCTCGAGAG GATTCATGCAAGCCAGGTGCTCACTCAACTGTTAAGAAGATATTTGTGGGTGGAATAAAGGAAGACACTGATGAAGAACACTTGCGTGAGTACTTCAGCCAGTTTGGAAAAATTGAGGAAGTCAACATCATGACTGAGAAGAACAGTGACAAGAGGAGGGGATTTGCCTTCATTACATTTGATGACCATGACGCTGTGGACCGGATAGTCA TCCAGAAGTACCATACAGTGAATGGTCACAACTGTGAAGTCAGGAAAGCACTTTCCAGAGAAGAAATGAACAGGGTCTCAATGAACCAAAGGG GTGGCcgcggaggtggtggtggaaaCTTTGGTGGCAGAGGTGGTGGATATGGAG GTGGATATGGAGGTGGTCGAGGAGGatatggtggtggagatggataTGGCAATGGCTATGGAGGAAATG GTGGCTATGGCGGTGGCGGTCCAGGATATGGTGGTAACCGTGGTTATGGAGGTGGCGGCGGCGGTGGCTATGGCAACCAGGGTGGTGGAGGCtatggaggtggaggttatgACAACTAcaatggtggtggaggaggaaacTTTGGAGGAG GCAActttggaggtggtggtgacTATAATGACTTTGGCAACTACAACAACCAGTCATCCTCAAACTACGGCCCGATGAAAGGAGGGAACTACGGTGGTGGCAGGAGTGGTGGAGGCCCATATGGTG GTGGTTATGGCGGTGGCTCTGGTGGTGGCTACGGAGGTGGATCAGGTGGAAGGAGGTTCTAG